In Verrucomicrobiota bacterium, a single genomic region encodes these proteins:
- a CDS encoding heavy metal translocating P-type ATPase, with protein MPTEDSTPSLLSRLKGGCSEFWVKYVVGKRSPFGNEEKDDHEEWRLMAILAAGCFVFGGLGLISELLYHHRGWATAFYLLAYLCGGWDTAEDAWHRVRKGILDVHFLMLAVAVGAGVIGAWREGALLLFLFSASGAMEHFAMGRTKKAIDALFRGAPKTARVLSNGIEESVPVEKLTPGMVILVTTGEQIPADMEVIKGESACDESNMTGEAIPVSKRLGDTALSGTINLWGVLEGRVLRPASESSLQKIIRLIQNAQNLKAPSQRFTDRFGTGYTWTILFICTIMFFVWWLLLGLAPFEKRDGTASAFYRTMTLLVVASPCALVLSVPSAILSAIASGARRGILYRGGAAIETLADVGVVALDKTGTLTSGNLTLAEVEIFKGHETRFRSVAHSLARLSEHPLSRAIRRIAMTWGIPAMEVANFQTILGKGVRADIDGETFVMGSRKLVLGLDAFHEDDLPPAGKSAGAVVWVAGEGLLGRMIFSDEIRAASITTLRRLHEQGIRTVMLTGDHREAAQLIGKKVGIGEILSELSPDGKVEAIENLKEGGRVRVAMIGDGVNDAPCIAAADIGVAMGARGSDAALEQAEVVLMNDRIENFLLARLLSVQAKRIINQNIVVALGTVVVMVCTAFFFPVPLTLGVAAHEGSTLLVVLNSLRLLALKLPKYSES; from the coding sequence ATGCCTACTGAGGATTCAACTCCCTCCCTGCTCTCTCGACTTAAAGGGGGTTGCTCCGAGTTTTGGGTGAAGTACGTCGTGGGGAAACGCTCCCCCTTTGGGAATGAAGAGAAAGATGACCACGAAGAATGGCGCTTGATGGCCATTCTGGCGGCCGGGTGTTTCGTCTTCGGAGGGCTGGGCCTGATCAGTGAACTTCTCTACCATCACCGCGGATGGGCCACGGCCTTCTATCTCTTGGCCTACCTCTGCGGGGGTTGGGATACCGCCGAGGATGCTTGGCATCGTGTCAGAAAGGGAATCCTCGACGTCCATTTCCTGATGCTCGCTGTGGCTGTTGGAGCGGGGGTGATTGGCGCCTGGCGCGAGGGGGCCCTGCTGCTCTTTCTCTTCTCGGCATCCGGTGCCATGGAGCACTTTGCGATGGGGCGCACAAAGAAGGCCATCGACGCCCTCTTCCGGGGAGCCCCCAAGACCGCACGGGTCCTCAGCAATGGAATCGAGGAGTCCGTTCCGGTGGAGAAGCTGACACCGGGCATGGTGATTCTCGTCACCACCGGGGAACAGATCCCTGCCGACATGGAGGTGATCAAGGGCGAGAGCGCCTGTGACGAGTCGAACATGACCGGTGAGGCAATACCGGTATCGAAGCGCCTCGGAGATACGGCCCTCTCGGGCACCATCAATCTCTGGGGCGTCCTGGAAGGAAGGGTTCTTAGGCCAGCCAGTGAGAGTTCCTTGCAGAAAATCATCCGCCTCATCCAGAACGCCCAGAACCTGAAGGCCCCCTCCCAGCGTTTCACGGACCGATTCGGCACGGGGTACACGTGGACCATCCTCTTTATCTGTACCATCATGTTCTTTGTCTGGTGGCTGCTACTGGGCCTCGCTCCGTTTGAGAAACGTGATGGAACGGCCAGCGCCTTCTACCGGACGATGACTCTGCTGGTGGTGGCCTCTCCCTGCGCCCTAGTTCTTTCGGTCCCCTCGGCTATCCTCTCGGCGATCGCAAGCGGGGCGCGACGCGGAATCCTCTACCGGGGAGGTGCGGCCATCGAGACGCTGGCGGATGTCGGCGTTGTCGCTCTCGACAAGACCGGAACCCTTACCTCAGGCAACCTGACCCTCGCGGAAGTCGAAATATTTAAGGGTCATGAAACCCGTTTTCGCTCGGTGGCCCATTCCTTGGCACGCCTCTCCGAACACCCACTCTCCCGTGCGATCCGGCGAATCGCTATGACCTGGGGTATCCCCGCCATGGAGGTGGCGAACTTCCAAACCATCCTAGGCAAGGGAGTCCGTGCCGATATCGATGGGGAGACCTTTGTGATGGGTAGCCGTAAGCTTGTCCTCGGGTTGGACGCATTCCACGAAGACGATCTTCCCCCGGCAGGGAAGTCAGCCGGGGCTGTCGTCTGGGTGGCGGGAGAGGGACTGCTCGGCCGGATGATTTTCTCGGACGAGATCCGCGCCGCATCGATCACCACCCTGCGCAGGCTTCATGAGCAGGGCATTCGCACCGTCATGCTCACCGGCGATCACAGGGAGGCGGCCCAGCTGATCGGAAAGAAGGTCGGGATCGGCGAGATTCTCTCCGAACTCTCACCCGATGGAAAAGTCGAGGCCATCGAGAATCTCAAGGAAGGAGGGAGGGTACGCGTGGCCATGATCGGGGACGGAGTGAACGACGCGCCCTGCATCGCGGCCGCCGATATCGGCGTGGCCATGGGGGCCCGAGGCTCCGACGCCGCCCTCGAACAGGCGGAGGTTGTGCTGATGAACGATCGGATTGAGAACTTCCTGCTGGCCCGCCTGTTGAGCGTTCAGGCCAAGAGGATCATCAACCAGAACATCGTGGTCGCCCTAGGAACCGTGGTCGTCATGGTCTGCACCGCTTTTTTCTTTCCGGTTCCCCTTACCTTGGGCGTTGCCGCACACGAGGGAAGCACTCTGCTGGTGGTGTTGAATAGTCTCCGCTTGCTGGCTCTGAAACTTCCCAAGTATAGTGAGTCGTAA
- a CDS encoding SulP family inorganic anion transporter, with protein sequence MNTGPRYYLENLRQDIPASIGVFLVALPLCLGIALASGAPLFSGMIAGMVGGLVVAWASGSQLSVSGPAAGLTVIVFSAIETLGGFNAFLMSVVLAGVLQVILGYARAGTIGAFFPSAVIKGMLSAIGLILIMKQIPHATGFDTSMEGDESYMGDTAGVTFQILTNAIRGISWGATLVTLISLCLLFAWEAPFIRRHAILRMVPAPLLAVIWGVLFNAAAARYFPALVIEPKHLVSLPPLSSPLEFLSQFHLPDFKSLGNPLVYKTAVILAVVASLETLLSIEAVDKLDPHKRIAPTNRELKAQGLGNMLSGLIGGLPLTAVIVRSSANINFGGQTKISSFLHGVLLLLAVLFLGAQLNTIPLACLAAILLQTGYKLAKPSLFREQFAKGWNQFLPFIITIVAILVEDLLFGIAIGMAIGLLFVLRTNFHRSISLTLHEGSYLLRLNKDVSFLNKAYLRSLLASIGKNSHVTIDGKRATFIDQDILETLSDFVIDSKSRGLRIIVEGVSLPEPTSGSAH encoded by the coding sequence ATGAATACCGGACCCCGCTACTATCTAGAGAACCTCCGTCAGGACATTCCCGCCAGCATCGGTGTCTTTCTGGTCGCCCTTCCCCTCTGTCTAGGCATCGCCTTGGCCTCCGGGGCTCCTCTTTTCTCAGGAATGATCGCAGGTATGGTAGGCGGTCTCGTGGTCGCCTGGGCGAGCGGATCCCAGCTCAGCGTCTCCGGCCCGGCCGCAGGGTTGACGGTCATTGTCTTCTCGGCCATCGAGACGCTTGGCGGATTTAATGCCTTCCTGATGAGCGTCGTCTTGGCGGGGGTACTTCAGGTGATTCTGGGTTATGCCCGAGCGGGAACGATCGGTGCGTTTTTCCCCTCTGCGGTAATCAAGGGAATGCTCTCGGCGATCGGACTGATTCTGATCATGAAGCAGATCCCCCATGCCACTGGCTTCGATACAAGTATGGAGGGCGACGAGTCTTACATGGGAGACACCGCCGGCGTGACCTTTCAGATCCTGACAAATGCCATCCGTGGAATCTCCTGGGGCGCAACCTTGGTCACCCTCATTTCTCTCTGCCTGCTTTTCGCCTGGGAGGCGCCGTTCATCCGCCGTCATGCGATCCTGCGCATGGTCCCGGCTCCTCTCCTCGCAGTCATCTGGGGTGTCCTCTTTAACGCTGCCGCAGCGCGTTACTTCCCTGCGCTGGTGATCGAGCCCAAGCACTTGGTCTCACTCCCGCCGCTCTCCTCTCCCCTGGAGTTCCTCAGCCAGTTCCACTTACCCGATTTCAAGTCGCTCGGCAATCCTCTCGTCTACAAGACAGCCGTGATCCTGGCCGTGGTCGCCAGCCTGGAGACCCTCCTGAGTATCGAGGCGGTCGATAAACTCGACCCGCACAAACGCATCGCCCCCACCAACCGCGAACTCAAGGCACAGGGGCTGGGGAACATGCTGAGTGGCCTGATCGGAGGTCTGCCACTCACGGCAGTCATCGTCCGCAGTTCCGCCAACATCAACTTCGGGGGTCAGACCAAGATCTCCAGTTTCCTCCATGGTGTGCTGCTTCTGCTTGCCGTGCTCTTTCTCGGCGCCCAACTCAACACCATCCCGCTTGCCTGCCTTGCTGCAATCCTGCTTCAGACCGGGTACAAACTCGCGAAGCCCTCCCTGTTCCGTGAGCAGTTCGCCAAGGGTTGGAACCAGTTTCTACCCTTTATTATCACCATTGTGGCAATCCTTGTGGAGGATCTCCTTTTTGGAATCGCCATCGGCATGGCGATCGGACTCCTCTTTGTCCTGCGCACCAACTTTCACCGATCCATCTCGCTCACTCTCCACGAGGGAAGCTATCTCCTGCGACTGAACAAGGATGTCTCCTTCCTCAACAAGGCCTACCTACGCAGTCTCCTTGCCTCCATCGGTAAGAATTCCCACGTCACCATCGATGGCAAACGGGCAACGTTCATCGATCAG
- a CDS encoding MFS transporter produces the protein MDLSSEMIHAILPLFMVKALGTPVIAVGLIEGIAEGTAMIAKLFSGVIADRMRKPKLLAVLGYGLSALSKPLFPLASGLALLISARFIDRIGKGIRGAPRDALVAEIAPEAIRGACFGLRQGLDSVGAFLAPLLAIGLMLLTTDNYRIVFWVAAIPALLAVFLLMAGVKEPESANTASKKKAAFPKTAFPISLTALRQLPEGLWWTFLLAGLLSLARFSDAFLILRSQQAGLPIAWVPLIMVVMNLVYAASSYPAGILSDSFGRIAPLVAGTFALILGNILLASGSGLLLPGLGIVCWGLHLGLTQGVLSAMIADRAPAELKATAFGLLNLVMGIGLLSASLVAGALWDRLGSSFMFLAALVPAIGVLIVIGIKQIQPQRAL, from the coding sequence ATGGATCTCTCCAGCGAGATGATCCATGCGATTCTCCCGCTCTTCATGGTGAAGGCCCTGGGAACTCCGGTGATCGCAGTCGGACTCATTGAGGGAATCGCCGAGGGAACGGCGATGATCGCCAAGCTCTTTTCGGGAGTGATCGCAGACCGGATGCGCAAACCGAAGCTCCTCGCCGTCTTGGGCTACGGACTTTCGGCACTTTCCAAGCCGCTCTTTCCTCTCGCCTCGGGACTCGCCCTGCTTATCTCCGCTCGGTTCATCGATCGGATCGGCAAGGGGATTCGCGGTGCACCGCGTGACGCGCTGGTTGCGGAGATCGCCCCCGAAGCAATCCGTGGCGCCTGTTTTGGATTGCGGCAGGGGCTCGACTCCGTGGGCGCCTTCCTGGCTCCGCTCCTCGCCATTGGACTCATGCTTCTCACGACGGACAACTACCGCATTGTCTTCTGGGTAGCCGCCATTCCGGCACTACTCGCCGTCTTTCTTCTCATGGCGGGGGTCAAGGAACCGGAATCAGCCAACACCGCTTCCAAAAAAAAGGCCGCTTTCCCAAAGACCGCTTTCCCGATTTCCCTAACTGCGCTTCGCCAGCTGCCGGAGGGACTCTGGTGGACCTTCCTTTTGGCGGGACTTCTTTCGTTGGCACGCTTCAGCGATGCCTTCCTGATTCTCAGGAGCCAACAAGCCGGTCTACCCATCGCCTGGGTACCTCTTATCATGGTCGTGATGAATCTAGTCTACGCTGCCAGCTCCTATCCCGCCGGCATTCTCTCGGACAGCTTCGGACGTATCGCTCCACTTGTTGCCGGCACCTTTGCGCTCATTCTGGGGAATATCCTCCTCGCCTCAGGCTCGGGCCTCTTGCTTCCGGGCCTGGGAATCGTTTGCTGGGGACTCCATCTCGGTCTCACACAGGGAGTCCTCTCAGCCATGATCGCGGACCGTGCCCCCGCGGAGCTGAAGGCCACCGCCTTCGGCCTGCTCAATCTGGTCATGGGCATCGGATTACTCAGTGCCAGCCTGGTTGCTGGAGCTCTCTGGGATCGGCTTGGTTCCTCCTTCATGTTCCTCGCCGCTTTGGTGCCAGCGATAGGGGTTCTGATTGTAATCGGCATCAAACAGATCCAGCCGCAACGGGCCCTCTGA
- the can gene encoding carbonate dehydratase codes for MEKHTLNPNDLTTRLLLENKAWSEEILSHEPEYFHNLAKEQRPKFLWIGCSDSRVPAETVVNAQPGEIFVHRNIANQVITTDFNCLSVLQYAISVLKVEHIIVCGHYGCGGVQAALSRENSGMMIANKWLLHIKDIYRLHQAELEALPPDQRSNKMIELNIIEQVNNLVHTSMIQTAWKERKAPTLHGWVYGLENGLLKELITLDYNAPMENIYRFID; via the coding sequence ATGGAAAAGCATACACTCAACCCCAACGACCTAACTACCCGGCTTCTGCTCGAGAACAAGGCCTGGTCCGAGGAAATCCTGAGCCACGAGCCCGAGTATTTTCATAATTTGGCCAAGGAGCAGCGGCCCAAGTTCCTCTGGATCGGATGCTCCGACAGCCGTGTCCCTGCCGAGACGGTGGTCAATGCCCAACCGGGCGAGATCTTCGTCCACCGCAACATCGCTAATCAGGTCATCACCACCGACTTCAACTGCCTGAGTGTTCTCCAGTACGCAATCTCTGTGCTGAAGGTGGAGCATATCATCGTCTGCGGTCACTACGGATGCGGCGGCGTCCAGGCGGCATTAAGCCGTGAGAACTCGGGGATGATGATCGCCAACAAGTGGCTTCTTCATATCAAGGACATCTACCGGCTGCATCAGGCCGAACTGGAGGCCCTGCCACCCGATCAGAGGAGCAACAAGATGATCGAGCTCAACATCATTGAGCAGGTAAACAACCTTGTCCATACGTCGATGATCCAGACGGCCTGGAAGGAGCGCAAGGCCCCGACTCTGCACGGCTGGGTCTATGGTCTGGAGAACGGCTTGCTCAAAGAGCTGATCACCCTCGACTACAATGCCCCGATGGAGAACATCTATCGGTTCATCGATTAG
- a CDS encoding nucleotidyltransferase yields MNELTRLALELQGFCEERRWKFCIIGGIAVLHWGEPRFTMDLDLTLLTGFGGEETFVDEWLAHYEPRLKDARDFALKNRVLLLRSASGIGIDIALGALPFEESAVQRARKIEMEPGAEVMLCTPEDLVVMKAFADRDLDWNDIRGIIVRQGKESLDWSYIYEHLTPLCEAKEAPEILKKLKGLQG; encoded by the coding sequence GTGAACGAACTGACCCGGCTTGCTCTGGAATTACAGGGGTTCTGCGAGGAGCGTCGTTGGAAGTTCTGCATTATCGGCGGAATTGCTGTTCTCCATTGGGGAGAGCCCCGCTTCACCATGGATCTCGACCTTACCCTGCTGACGGGATTCGGGGGAGAGGAAACCTTTGTGGATGAATGGCTGGCTCACTATGAGCCGCGTCTGAAGGATGCACGTGATTTTGCCCTTAAGAACCGGGTGCTGCTTCTGCGTTCGGCAAGCGGGATCGGTATCGATATCGCACTGGGCGCATTGCCCTTTGAAGAGAGTGCCGTGCAACGTGCCCGCAAGATCGAAATGGAACCGGGGGCGGAGGTGATGCTCTGCACTCCTGAAGATCTGGTTGTCATGAAGGCATTCGCTGACAGGGATCTGGATTGGAATGACATCCGCGGGATTATTGTCCGTCAGGGAAAAGAGAGTCTGGACTGGAGCTACATTTACGAACATCTGACCCCGCTATGCGAGGCTAAGGAAGCCCCCGAGATTTTGAAGAAGCTCAAAGGGTTGCAGGGATAG
- a CDS encoding PEP-CTERM sorting domain-containing protein encodes MNTNTLHKCIIAATMMVAASTASAHVNYSSARDFGTFSGTDYTKIITGQTLNGNYGWASGTDATGADSHKTRYFVFTLNQDAWVNLNVQGASVTTTKTFSALSNPGFSLYKGWLSAADSHDFSDDSVAINNARWGFNTSADAGLKEPSAGADHWAGSFSALSDWSIANDTAQVSTFTYIGNAADGTTANYAAHGGSASGINWDGNANGDVSATFHLTADQYAVFIGGAQYFGALNAGADQTTYGIRATLSVSSVPEPSTYALFGIGALVMLAVYRRRTSCQA; translated from the coding sequence ATGAATACCAACACACTACACAAATGCATTATCGCCGCCACCATGATGGTAGCGGCCTCCACCGCCTCCGCACATGTCAATTATAGTTCAGCCCGGGATTTTGGAACCTTCAGCGGGACCGATTATACTAAGATCATCACCGGCCAAACCCTCAACGGAAACTACGGATGGGCTAGCGGGACGGATGCAACCGGTGCCGACAGTCATAAAACCCGATATTTTGTCTTCACACTGAACCAGGACGCTTGGGTCAACTTGAATGTGCAGGGGGCTAGCGTGACGACAACAAAAACTTTCAGCGCTCTCTCCAATCCGGGATTTTCACTCTACAAAGGTTGGCTGTCCGCTGCTGATTCACATGATTTCAGTGATGATAGCGTCGCCATCAATAATGCTCGCTGGGGGTTCAATACAAGTGCGGATGCGGGGTTGAAAGAGCCAAGTGCTGGAGCCGATCATTGGGCGGGATCCTTCAGTGCGCTGAGTGACTGGTCGATCGCCAATGATACTGCTCAAGTATCCACCTTTACCTACATCGGCAATGCTGCGGATGGAACAACTGCAAACTACGCTGCCCATGGAGGTTCGGCATCGGGAATCAACTGGGATGGGAATGCCAATGGGGATGTAAGCGCGACGTTCCATCTCACTGCCGATCAATATGCGGTCTTTATCGGAGGGGCGCAGTATTTCGGAGCGCTTAATGCCGGCGCCGACCAAACGACCTATGGAATCCGGGCTACCCTCTCTGTAAGCTCTGTTCCCGAACCCTCCACCTATGCTCTTTTTGGCATTGGCGCGTTGGTCATGCTGGCTGTCTATCGCCGGAGAACGTCCTGTCAGGCCTAA
- a CDS encoding sigma-70 family RNA polymerase sigma factor, with amino-acid sequence MSETEQEDRDAMALLASGEDLALNAIMERWRRRLTAYLYRFTGNEATALELAEETFVRIYQNRSKFRAGGQFSTWLFGIAANLARNHLRWQRRHPTVAIEEADTVASEGDPLKAVESREREQAVRMAIASLPPDLRESLILNEYEQLSHSEIAVIAECSVKAVERRLSHARELLRKELSRYLRG; translated from the coding sequence ATGTCCGAAACCGAACAGGAGGACCGTGACGCGATGGCGCTTCTGGCTAGCGGAGAGGATCTCGCTCTCAATGCGATCATGGAACGCTGGAGGAGGCGCCTCACAGCCTACCTCTACCGCTTCACGGGGAACGAAGCGACTGCCTTGGAACTCGCCGAGGAGACCTTCGTGAGAATCTATCAGAACCGGTCAAAATTCCGGGCGGGCGGTCAATTCTCCACCTGGCTCTTCGGCATTGCTGCCAATCTGGCCAGGAACCATCTTCGATGGCAAAGACGCCATCCGACGGTTGCGATCGAGGAAGCCGACACGGTGGCTTCCGAGGGGGATCCGCTAAAGGCTGTCGAATCACGGGAGCGAGAGCAGGCCGTGCGCATGGCTATTGCCTCCCTTCCTCCTGATCTCCGTGAGTCCTTGATCCTGAACGAATACGAGCAACTCTCCCATTCCGAGATCGCTGTCATCGCGGAATGCTCGGTCAAGGCCGTCGAGCGCCGACTCAGTCATGCCCGGGAACTTCTAAGGAAAGAGCTCTCACGCTATCTGCGGGGCTGA
- a CDS encoding prepilin-type N-terminal cleavage/methylation domain-containing protein, producing MRRKIIEQKSGFTLIELLVVVAIIAVLAALALPAIRNAQAQSLSMKCASNMMQLGKATLLYAADNGMCLPQSSHQGSSWTNALQPYASGTITFRCPADEVKTRTITYVINDFLTAKPCNAEYLSELNQSHLVCIDMPSQTVFFLELSRAAVTPDHLHLADLFMSHYGESVPPGDFASLVGVDRHQGKKANYLFADAHVESISWIEAQQRINQPGSRFINPLRN from the coding sequence ATGCGCCGTAAAATCATCGAACAGAAATCAGGATTCACCCTAATCGAGTTGCTTGTTGTGGTGGCCATCATTGCCGTGCTGGCTGCATTGGCTTTGCCGGCAATCCGAAACGCGCAGGCCCAGTCACTCTCCATGAAGTGTGCCAGCAACATGATGCAACTCGGGAAGGCGACACTGCTCTACGCCGCGGATAACGGAATGTGTCTGCCGCAGAGCAGCCACCAAGGCAGCTCCTGGACCAATGCCCTGCAGCCCTACGCCTCGGGCACGATCACTTTCCGGTGCCCAGCCGACGAGGTGAAGACCAGGACCATTACCTATGTGATCAATGACTTTCTCACGGCGAAGCCCTGCAATGCCGAGTATCTGTCGGAACTCAACCAATCGCATCTGGTCTGTATCGATATGCCGAGTCAGACAGTCTTCTTCTTGGAGCTATCAAGGGCGGCTGTAACACCGGATCATCTCCATCTGGCCGATCTTTTCATGAGCCACTACGGCGAGTCGGTGCCCCCGGGTGACTTTGCCTCGCTGGTGGGAGTGGATCGTCATCAGGGAAAAAAGGCCAACTACCTTTTCGCTGATGCCCATGTCGAATCGATCAGTTGGATCGAGGCGCAGCAACGAATCAATCAACCAGGTAGCAGGTTCATAAACCCTCTCCGCAATTGA